A single window of Nicotiana tomentosiformis chromosome 1, ASM39032v3, whole genome shotgun sequence DNA harbors:
- the LOC104121690 gene encoding protein PELPK1-like yields MGNSRRHQLVNAIAFCLVATSVVAAYTPYGDSPQHTMNQEKPYSPGSEYKVPSVPQDTSSKVPSVSKNYYKVSSVPESTYTKVPSVSKEYYKAPSIPKVTYTKAPSVPESTYTEVPPVSKEYYKVPSAPKGTYTKAPSVPETKYTKVPSVPESTYSKVSSAPKGTYTKAPSVPETTYTKVPSVPETIYTKVPSIPESTYSKVTSAPKGTYTKAPSVPETTYTKVPSVPKSTYSKVSSPSKEYYKVPSVPETTYTKVTSVPESTYSKVPSAPKGTYTKAPSVPETTYTKGPSVPENSYSKMPSPPKEYYKVPSVPESTYSKVSSPSKEYYKVPSAPKDTYSKVPSASKEYYKIPSMPFVPKDNYNHVPQVPEHVHKDTYEVPFVQKNYYKVSSGPQNAYNKVPSVPKDYNNVPSMSKDNYGSKVTMPKPYFKLPTVASYRSRNLPLPKYANQEHPSYNSSPSSKNSEDYQSPPPPVASPPPPYY; encoded by the coding sequence ATGGGGAACTCAAGAAGACATCAACTTGTAAATGCCATAGCATTTTGCTTGGTTGCCACAAGTGTTGTTGCAGCCTATACACCTTATGGTGATTCTCCACAGCACACTATGAATCAAGAGAAACCTTATTCCCCGGGATCCGAATATAAGGTACCATCAGTTCCACAAGACACATCTAGCAAGGTTCCATCAGTGTCGAAAAACTATTACAAGGTGTCATCAGTTCCGGAAAGCACTTATACTAAGGTGCCATCAGTATCAAAAGAGTATTACAAGGCACCATCAATTCCAAAAGTTACTTATACTAAGGCGCCATCAGTTCCAGAAAGTACTTATACTGAGGTGCCACCAGTTTCAAAAGAGTATTACAAGGTGCCATCAGCTCCAAAAGGTACTTATACTAAGGCGCCATCAGTTCCAGAAACTAAATACACTAAAGTACCATCAGTTCCAGAAAGTACTTATTCTAAGGTGTCATCAGCTCCAAAAGGTACTTATACTAAGGCACCATCAGTTCCAGAAACTACATACACTAAAGTACCATCAGTTCCAGAAACTATATACACTAAAGTACCATCAATTCCAGAAAGTACTTATTCTAAGGTGACATCAGCTCCAAAAGGTACTTATACTAAGGCGCCATCAGTTCCAGAAACTACATACACTAAAGTACCATCAGTTCCAAAAAGTACTTATTCTAAGGTGTCATCACCATCAAAAGAGTATTACAAGGTACCATCAGTTCCAGAAACTACATACACCAAAGTAACATCAGTTCCAGAAAGTACTTATTCTAAGGTGCCATCAGCTCCAAAAGGTACTTATACTAAGGCACCATCAGTTCCAGAAACTACATACACTAAAGGACCatcagttccagaaaatagttaTTCTAAGATGCCATCACCACCAAAAGAGTATTACAAGGTACCATCAGTTCCAGAAAGTACTTATTCTAAGGTGTCATCACCATCAAAAGAGTATTACAAGGTGCCATCAGCTCCAAAAGATACTTATAGTAAGGTACCATCAGCCTCAAAAGAGTACTACAAAATACCTTCAATGCCATTTGTACCAAAAGATAATTACAATCACGTGCCTCAAGTCCCAGAACATGTTCATAAAGATACTTACGAAGTACCTTTTGTGCAAAAGAATTACTATAAGGTATCTTCAGGTCCTCAAAATGCTTACAACAAGGTTCCATCAGTACCCAAAGATTACAACAATGTACCTTCAATGTCAAAAGACAACTATGGATCTAAGGTGACAATGCCAAAACCTTACTTCAAGTTACCAACAGTTGCCTCATACCGTTCTCGAAATTTGCCACTACCTAAGTATGCTAACCAAGAACATCCTAGTTACAACTCTTCTCCATCATCGAAGAACTCAGAGGATTACCAATCTCCACCACCTCCAGTAGCATCTCCACCACCACCTTACTACTAA